The sequence below is a genomic window from Fimbriimonadaceae bacterium.
CTCGGCCGATGCCTTCGGCGAAAAACGGCGGCTGGTCTCCGATTGGATCGCTGCGCTGTCTCCGGCGCCGGCGACGATCTGGGACCTGGGGGCGAACACCGGCGAGTTCAGCTCTTTGGCGGCGCAAAGCGGCGCGCGGGTGGTGGCGTGGGACATCGACCCGGGCGCCGTCGAACGCCACTACCTTGCGGTTCGCGAGCAGGAGGTCCCCAACGTGCTGCCGCTCGTGCAAGATCTCACCAACCCCAGCCCGGCGATCGGCTGGGGACTCGCCGAACGCGAGTCGTTGCTTGACCGGGCGGACGCCGATCTGGCGATGGCGCTCGCGCTCGTCCACCACCTTGCCATTGGAAACAACGTCCCCCTCCCCGCGCTCGCCGAGTTCTTCGCACGACTCGCGCCGCGCCTGATCATCGAGTTCGTCCCGAAGTCGGACTCCCAGGTGCAGCGGCTGCTGGCGACACGCCCGGACATCTACGAGGGGTACACCGAGGAGGGCTTCCGAGACGCGTTCGCCCGCTGCTTCGACACGGTGCGGCACCAGCGGATCGACGGTTCCGAGCGCACCCTGTTCCTGATGGAGCGGCATGGCTGACACCGCGGGGCCGCGCGCGGTGCACCCGCCGTTCTTCGCCCTGCACGCCCCCCTTGCGGTCTATGCGGCCAACGTCTCCCTGATCGCGTGGCCCGCGGTGGTGAAGCCGGCGGCGGCGATTCTGCTGGCCGTTGCGGTCGTGTGGGGAGCCGTTTCCTGGCTCACGCACAGCGCGCGCCGGGGCGCGGCCGCCGCATCGGCGGCGGTGTTCGCGACCTTCGCGTACGGTCCCCTCGTCACCGCGTGCGGCTGGTCCGACGACGGACCTTTGGGCATCGCGGTCTGGGCCCTGTTTGCGGGACTCGCGGCCTGGGGGGCCGCTCGGCTCGCACGCGCCTATGCCGCCACCACAAGCCTCCTCAACGTCGCCGGACTCGCCATGTGCTCGCTGGCCCTGGGAAGCATCGCCGTCACGCGGGTCTCGATCGGCAAGCACCTGCATGCGAACCCGACTCCCGGCACATCCGCGGCGAAGAAGCCCGCCGGCCCGCTTCCCGACGTCGTGCTGATCGTGCTCGACGGGTACGGGCGGACCGACACGTTCGAGCGGCTCTACGGGTTCTCGAACCAGGAGTTCGTCGACGCCCTGCGTCGGCGCGGCTTCTACGTGGCGCAGAACGCCCACTCGAACTACAGCCAAACCGAACTGTCGCTCGCCTCGACGCTCAATCTCCACTACATCCAAGATCTCGTCCCGCCGGGTCCCACGATGGAGGAGGCGCGCGGCATTCTCGACGGGCTGATCCAGCACAGCGAAGTCTCCCGCCGACTCAAGTCGATCGGATACAAAACGATCGCGATCACGACCGGGTTCCCCGCCCTGAGGTTCGAGGGAACCGACCTGGTGCTGGGGTTTGAAGGAGGGAACGCGCTCTTCCTGGACGCGTTGCTCGAGAAGACCCCCTTTCGGCGCAGCAACGCGAGCCGCATCTCCCAGTTCGATCAGCGCCGGGACCTCTTGCGGGCGGCCTTCGACCACCTGGCGGAGTTCGGCTCGCCGAGCGCCGCGCCGCGTTTCATCCTCGTACACATCCTCGCGCCGCACCCTCCGTTCGTCTTCGGCGCGCACGGCGAGGAGGTGCGCCCCAAAGGACCGTTCGGGCTCTGGGACGGCAACCACTACATGGCGGTCCTCGGTAACGTCGAGACCTATCGGGACGGCTATCGGGAGCAGGCGCAGTACATCGCGGAGAAGACGCTGAGAGCGATCGACCGCTTGGTCCAGGGTCGGGGCCAACGCCCGATCATCGTGCTCCAAGGCGACCACGGCCCAAAGTCGCTCCTCAACCAAGACGCCCTGGGAAACTCGGATCTCGACGAAGCGTTCGGCATCCTCAACGCGTACTACGTGCCCGAGGAGCTGCGATCCCGGCTCTACCCCTCCATCTCCCCGGTCAACACGTGGCGCCTGGTCCTCGGGTTCCTGCTCGGGACTCCGATTCCAAACGGGCCCGACCGATCCTACTACGCGCCATGGTCCGAACCGCTCAAGTTCGTGGATGTCTCCCAGCGTCTGACCCCCGCCCTTCCGGGAAGAACGGAGGCAGGGCTATAATGCGTCGGGTAGGAGGTCACGGTTGGCTGGCGTAGCTTTCAAGGGAGTCACGAAGATCTTTGGCAAGGATGTCCGCGCGGTCGATGGACTGTCGCTCGACATCCGAGACAAGGAGTTCATGGTGCTCGTGGGCCCTTCGGGATGCGGGAAGACCACGGCCCTGCGCATGATCGCCGGCTTGGAAGAAGCGACCGAAGGCGACCTCTTCATCGGCGAGACCCGCGTCAACGACGTGGCTCCGAAAGACCGCGACATCGCGATGGTCTTCCAGAACTACGCGCTCTATCCGCACATGAACGTGTACGACAACATCGCGTTCGGACTGCGCCTCCGCGAGCTGAAAGGGTTCTTCTGGCAGATGGGCCACATGGCCGAGGCGAAGCGGATCCGAGCCGACATCGACCGCCGCGTCCAGGAGGCCGCCGAAATGCTCGGCATCGAGATGCTGCTGCACCGCCGGCCGAAGGAGCTATCGGGCGGCCAACGCCAACGCGTGGCGCTGGGAAGGGCAATCGTTAGGAAACCTAAGGTTTTCTTGATGGACGAACCGCTCTCGAACCTCGATGCGAAGCTGCGCATCCAGACCCGCGCCGAACTGATCCGACTCCACCGATCGTTAGGCATTACAACGATTTATGTGACGCACGACCAGGTCGAAGCAATGACGATGGGTCAGCGTATAGCGATCATGAAGGACGGCGTCCTGCAGCAGTGCGACACGCCCGAAGTCGTGTACAACCAGCCCGCCAACCTCTTTGTTGCGGGATTCATCGGTTCGCCCCCGATGAACTTCATCCCCGCGCACGTGCGGCTCCAGGGTTCGGTCGCGCATCTAGACTGCGGCGGGTTCCAACTTCCGCTGCCCAGCGACCACCCCGCCGCCTCGATGCCCGACCGCAGCGTCGTGGTTGGCATCCGTCCCGAATCGATCCACGACCCGGCCCTTCCGCTGAGTTTCAAGGTCGATGCCGGCAACACCCTGCACGCCAAGGTGGAGCTGCTCGAAGCCCTCGGCCACGAGTACGTCGCCTACCTCCGCGTCGGCGAGCTGTCGATCCTCGCCAGCCTCGACGCAGACACGAAAGTGAAGATGGATGCGGACGCGGATTTCGCCTTGGACCTGTCGAAGATCCACGTGTTCGACACGGAGACCGAAGCCGCCATCCGCTAGCTTGCTCGCAAGCCCGCCGAGCGGGCGCGGCACCCGAAAGGCCCCTCAGCTCAACTTCTCGAGCTTCACCTTCGGCTCGGTCATCTCGTCCATCGCGTACCGCACGCCCTCGCGGCCGAACCCGCTGCGCTTCACGCCCCCGTAGGGCATGTTGTCGAACCGGAGCGTCGGGAAGTCGTTCACGATCACGCCGCCCACCTCGAGGGTTTGGAACGCGCGTTCGACCCGGCCCGGATCGCGCGTGAAGACCCCGCACTGGATGCCGTAATCCGAGGCGTTCACCTGCTCCAAGGCCTCGCCGAACTCCTCAAATCGTTGTAGGGTGAGCACCGGGCCGAACACCTCCTCGCATCCCAGCCGCGTGTCCGGCGGCACCCCTTCGATCAGAGTCGGCGCGACCACGTTGCCGTCGCGCGTGCCGCCCGCCAGCACGCGCGCGCCCTTGTCCACCGCCTCCCCGATCCACTCCATCACGCGGTCTGCCGCTTCGGTCGAGATGAGCGGTCCGCACACCACCGACTCGTCGCGCGGATCGCCGGTCGGACAATCGCGGGTCCACTGGGCGAGTCGATCCCGAACCGACTCGTAGCAACGACTCTCGGCCCGAACGTGCTGGACCGAGATGCACACCTGCCCGGCGTACCCGTAACCGCCCGCGGCCAATCGAGGCAGCGCGAACTCCAGATCCGCATCGGCGCACACGATCGCCGACGCGTCGCCCCCGAGTTCGAGACTCACGCGCTTCTCGGGTACCAGTTCCTTCAACATCCAGCCCACCGCGGGCGAACCCGTGAAGCTCACCACCGCCACGCGCGGGTCCACGACCATGCGCTGGGCGATGGAGGAGGACACGTTGACGCAGTTCAACACGCCAGGAGGGCAGCCCGCCTCGTGGATGAGCTTCGCAAGGGCCAGGGTCGAGAGCGAGGACTGTTGCGACGGTTTCAGCACGACGGTGTTCCCCGTGGCGATCGCAGGTGCGATCTTGTGCGCCGCGAGGTTGAACGGCCAGTTCCACGGGACGATGCCCAGCACGACGCCCATGGGAAACCGCTCGACGGAACAGCGGTAATCGACACCTCTCGGATCGAAATCCAAAGGGAGGCTCTCCTGCCCGTAAAGGGGCGCCAGTCGGGCGGCGAGGTCGAACGTCAGGGCGAGGCGGTCCACTTCCCCGCGCGACCACGTGATCGGCTTGCCCACCTCGTCGGTGAGCAGTTCCACCAGTTCGGCGCTCCGCTCCCGGATCAGGCGTGCAACAGCGTCGAGCAAAGTCGCCCGCTCGCGTCGGGTGCTCCTTCGGAAGGTGTGGAACGCATCCACGGCCGCATCGAGCGCCGTGTTCGCCTCGTTCCAACCCCCCTCGGCTGCGGTACCGATCCTGCGCCCGTCGAAAGGCGCCGTCACGACCTGCTTTCCGACGGCCTGATCGCATACGCCACCCACCAGGTGACCGTCGATCAGCATCTCGCAATGGGTCATGTCACCCATTGAACCGCACTTTGACCGGCCCGAGTGGCGAATAATGGAGGCAGATGCGATCGGAGGAGAACACGCGATGATGGTTCGAAAAGTGATCTGCGCCCTGGACACCGGGGATCTCAGCGAAGCCGTGGCGACCGTGCGGCGACTCTCGGACCACGTGGGGGCGTTCAAAGTCGGGCACGCCCTGACGTTGCCCCACGGTTTGGACGTCGTCAAAGCCATCCAGGACGCGGGTGGAAGCCGCGTGTTCCTTGATCTGAAGTTCCACGACATCCCGAACTCGGTCGCCCTGGCCGTGTGCCAAGCGGCCAACTACAACATCTGGATGATGACTCTCCACACCGTGGGCGGCCCCGCGATGATGAGCGCCGCCGTGTTGGAGGCGCGCAACTGTCCGCAGGAGCAGGCTCCCCTCCTCGTGGGGGTGTCCGTGCTGACATCGCTGGACCAGCACGTCCTTTCC
It includes:
- the pyrF gene encoding orotidine-5'-phosphate decarboxylase, whose product is MMVRKVICALDTGDLSEAVATVRRLSDHVGAFKVGHALTLPHGLDVVKAIQDAGGSRVFLDLKFHDIPNSVALAVCQAANYNIWMMTLHTVGGPAMMSAAVLEARNCPQEQAPLLVGVSVLTSLDQHVLSDHLGVQRTLEEQMVYLSQLGIDCGLDGVVCSPHEVAAVRSRIGRSGIIVTPGIRPPNFDSHDQRRVGSAGQALEDGADYLVIGRALTGSHDVEETLANLGLLETESAP
- a CDS encoding aldehyde dehydrogenase family protein produces the protein MTHCEMLIDGHLVGGVCDQAVGKQVVTAPFDGRRIGTAAEGGWNEANTALDAAVDAFHTFRRSTRRERATLLDAVARLIRERSAELVELLTDEVGKPITWSRGEVDRLALTFDLAARLAPLYGQESLPLDFDPRGVDYRCSVERFPMGVVLGIVPWNWPFNLAAHKIAPAIATGNTVVLKPSQQSSLSTLALAKLIHEAGCPPGVLNCVNVSSSIAQRMVVDPRVAVVSFTGSPAVGWMLKELVPEKRVSLELGGDASAIVCADADLEFALPRLAAGGYGYAGQVCISVQHVRAESRCYESVRDRLAQWTRDCPTGDPRDESVVCGPLISTEAADRVMEWIGEAVDKGARVLAGGTRDGNVVAPTLIEGVPPDTRLGCEEVFGPVLTLQRFEEFGEALEQVNASDYGIQCGVFTRDPGRVERAFQTLEVGGVIVNDFPTLRFDNMPYGGVKRSGFGREGVRYAMDEMTEPKVKLEKLS
- the ugpC gene encoding sn-glycerol-3-phosphate ABC transporter ATP-binding protein UgpC, with amino-acid sequence MAGVAFKGVTKIFGKDVRAVDGLSLDIRDKEFMVLVGPSGCGKTTALRMIAGLEEATEGDLFIGETRVNDVAPKDRDIAMVFQNYALYPHMNVYDNIAFGLRLRELKGFFWQMGHMAEAKRIRADIDRRVQEAAEMLGIEMLLHRRPKELSGGQRQRVALGRAIVRKPKVFLMDEPLSNLDAKLRIQTRAELIRLHRSLGITTIYVTHDQVEAMTMGQRIAIMKDGVLQQCDTPEVVYNQPANLFVAGFIGSPPMNFIPAHVRLQGSVAHLDCGGFQLPLPSDHPAASMPDRSVVVGIRPESIHDPALPLSFKVDAGNTLHAKVELLEALGHEYVAYLRVGELSILASLDADTKVKMDADADFALDLSKIHVFDTETEAAIR
- a CDS encoding LTA synthase family protein, with translation MADTAGPRAVHPPFFALHAPLAVYAANVSLIAWPAVVKPAAAILLAVAVVWGAVSWLTHSARRGAAAASAAVFATFAYGPLVTACGWSDDGPLGIAVWALFAGLAAWGAARLARAYAATTSLLNVAGLAMCSLALGSIAVTRVSIGKHLHANPTPGTSAAKKPAGPLPDVVLIVLDGYGRTDTFERLYGFSNQEFVDALRRRGFYVAQNAHSNYSQTELSLASTLNLHYIQDLVPPGPTMEEARGILDGLIQHSEVSRRLKSIGYKTIAITTGFPALRFEGTDLVLGFEGGNALFLDALLEKTPFRRSNASRISQFDQRRDLLRAAFDHLAEFGSPSAAPRFILVHILAPHPPFVFGAHGEEVRPKGPFGLWDGNHYMAVLGNVETYRDGYREQAQYIAEKTLRAIDRLVQGRGQRPIIVLQGDHGPKSLLNQDALGNSDLDEAFGILNAYYVPEELRSRLYPSISPVNTWRLVLGFLLGTPIPNGPDRSYYAPWSEPLKFVDVSQRLTPALPGRTEAGL